The Equus asinus isolate D_3611 breed Donkey chromosome 22, EquAss-T2T_v2, whole genome shotgun sequence genome has a segment encoding these proteins:
- the PEX26 gene encoding peroxisome assembly protein 26 isoform X1: MRGPPRLTTASALLLPDAEAVAPVCFPPGQRRFLGHGTLRGVVRTPPSASRGRPTRERERTTTPRVPRAAGSPASAGAARPGRCRRPGPRLRSLEVKCSLCVVGIQALAEMNRWREVLSWVLQYYQAPEKLPPKVLELCVLLYSKMQEPAAMLEVVRAWLQDPDNQGLPEYRALVELHLQRVLLPLGCLSEAEELVVDSVAFSDEQRLDALQAISTAREQQKHEHSGSEEAQKLNQEGSSSHKFLSLLMSLRRLWDFVVSHFFSLPFKKSLVAALILCLLVARFDPASPSSLPFLYKLAHIFHRIREAVSSPLCQLPIQN, from the exons ATGAGGGGCCCTCCTCGTCTCACCACAGCCTCCGCTTTATTGTTGCCCGATGCCGAAGCGGTTGCGCCAGTTTGTTTTCCCCCGGGCCAGCGACGGTTTCTGGGGCACGGCACGCTGAGGGGTGTAGTCCGAACTCCGCCATCGGCATCCAGAGGGCGGCCCACCCGGGAACGGGAAAGGACTACAACTCCCAGAGTGCCCCGCGCCGCCGGGAGCCCTGCGTCCGCCGGGGCTGCGAGGCCGGGAAGGTGCCGGCGCCCCGGCCCTCGCCTGCG CTCCTTGGAGGTGAAATGCTCCCTGTGTGTTGTGGGGATCCAGGCCCTGGCAGAAATGAATCGGTGGCGGGAAGTCCTGTCCTGGGTTCTTCAGTATTACCAGGCTCCTGAAAAGCTGCCCCCCAAAGTCCTGGAGCTGTG TGTTCTTTTATACAGCAAAATGCAAGAGCCTGCAGCCATGCTGGAAGTGGTCCGTGCCTGGCTCCAAGACCCAGACAATCAGGGCCTTCCAGAATACAGAGCCTTGGTAGAACTTCACCTGCAGCGGGTTCTGCTGCCTCTGGGCTGCTTGTCGGAGGCTGAGGAGCTAGTGGTGGACTCTGTAGCCTTCAGTGATGAGCAGCGGCTGGATGCACTCCAGGCCATTAGCACAGCGAGGGAACAGCAGAAACATGAACACTCTGGCTCTGAGGAGGCCCAGAAACTAAACCAGGAAG GCTCCTCCTCCCACAAATTTCTGTCACTACTGATGTCTCTTCGCCGGCTTTGGGACTTTGTAGTGAGCCACTTCTTTTCCCTGCCCTTCAAGAAGAGCCTTGTGGCTGCCTTGATCCTCTGCCTCTTGGTGGCAAGGTTTGATCCAG CTTCTCCGTCTTCCCTGCCCTTCCTCTACAAGCTGGCGCACATCTTCCATCGGATCCGGGAGGCCGTGTCTTCTCCTCTCTGCCAGCTTCCCATCCAGAACTGA
- the PEX26 gene encoding peroxisome assembly protein 26 isoform X2, which translates to MRSGAPSPAAPPRALVGPLRSSEPARAAPVRSAAAALLEEAADLLVVHRDFGAALRTCERACRALACGAPAEEPAGASLEVKCSLCVVGIQALAEMNRWREVLSWVLQYYQAPEKLPPKVLELCVLLYSKMQEPAAMLEVVRAWLQDPDNQGLPEYRALVELHLQRVLLPLGCLSEAEELVVDSVAFSDEQRLDALQAISTAREQQKHEHSGSEEAQKLNQEGSSSHKFLSLLMSLRRLWDFVVSHFFSLPFKKSLVAALILCLLVARFDPASPSSLPFLYKLAHIFHRIREAVSSPLCQLPIQN; encoded by the exons ATGAGGAGCGGCGCCCCCAGCCCGGCGGCCCCGCCCCGGGCGCTCGTGGGGCCCCTGCGCAGCAGCGAGCCGGCGCGCGCCGCCCCCGTCCGGTCGGCGGCCGCGGCCCTGCTGGAGGAGGCGGCGGACCTGCTGGTGGTGCACCGGGACTTCGGCGCGGCGCTGCGGACCTGCGAGCGCGCCTGCCGGGCCCTGGCATGCGGCGCCCCGGCGGAGGAGCCCGCGGGCGC CTCCTTGGAGGTGAAATGCTCCCTGTGTGTTGTGGGGATCCAGGCCCTGGCAGAAATGAATCGGTGGCGGGAAGTCCTGTCCTGGGTTCTTCAGTATTACCAGGCTCCTGAAAAGCTGCCCCCCAAAGTCCTGGAGCTGTG TGTTCTTTTATACAGCAAAATGCAAGAGCCTGCAGCCATGCTGGAAGTGGTCCGTGCCTGGCTCCAAGACCCAGACAATCAGGGCCTTCCAGAATACAGAGCCTTGGTAGAACTTCACCTGCAGCGGGTTCTGCTGCCTCTGGGCTGCTTGTCGGAGGCTGAGGAGCTAGTGGTGGACTCTGTAGCCTTCAGTGATGAGCAGCGGCTGGATGCACTCCAGGCCATTAGCACAGCGAGGGAACAGCAGAAACATGAACACTCTGGCTCTGAGGAGGCCCAGAAACTAAACCAGGAAG GCTCCTCCTCCCACAAATTTCTGTCACTACTGATGTCTCTTCGCCGGCTTTGGGACTTTGTAGTGAGCCACTTCTTTTCCCTGCCCTTCAAGAAGAGCCTTGTGGCTGCCTTGATCCTCTGCCTCTTGGTGGCAAGGTTTGATCCAG CTTCTCCGTCTTCCCTGCCCTTCCTCTACAAGCTGGCGCACATCTTCCATCGGATCCGGGAGGCCGTGTCTTCTCCTCTCTGCCAGCTTCCCATCCAGAACTGA